In Parasegetibacter sp. NRK P23, a single genomic region encodes these proteins:
- a CDS encoding hydroxypyruvate isomerase family protein has translation MSGIAVGAFPSLSMAEKAALEQSPVLKGNINHSVCYWCYGGIPFEEFCAAVKQLGIKAVDLVGPKDWATLKKHGLDSSMCNGAEISLTEGWNDPQYHEKLIQNYSEMIPLVAKAGYKNLICFSGNKRGMDDETGLKNSAEGLKKIMALAEKNGVTIIMELLNSKVDHKDYMCDRSVWGVELCKRVGSDNFKLLYDIYHMQIDEGDVIATIKQNHQYYGHYHTAGVPGRNEIDETQELYYPAIMRAILSTGFKGYVAQEFVPKQPDKIASLKQAITICDV, from the coding sequence ATGAGTGGCATCGCCGTAGGAGCTTTCCCTTCCCTTTCCATGGCTGAAAAAGCCGCGCTGGAGCAAAGTCCTGTATTGAAAGGAAACATCAATCATTCCGTTTGTTACTGGTGCTATGGCGGTATTCCCTTCGAAGAATTCTGCGCAGCCGTGAAACAACTGGGCATCAAAGCAGTGGACCTCGTGGGACCGAAAGACTGGGCCACCCTGAAAAAGCACGGCCTGGATTCCTCTATGTGTAATGGCGCGGAGATTAGTCTCACTGAAGGATGGAACGATCCACAGTACCACGAAAAACTCATTCAGAATTATTCAGAAATGATTCCGCTGGTGGCGAAGGCAGGCTACAAAAACCTGATCTGCTTCTCCGGCAACAAGCGGGGCATGGATGATGAAACCGGGTTAAAAAACAGTGCTGAGGGCCTGAAAAAAATCATGGCACTGGCAGAAAAAAACGGGGTCACCATCATCATGGAATTGCTAAACAGCAAAGTGGACCACAAAGATTATATGTGCGACCGCTCCGTTTGGGGTGTGGAACTTTGTAAGAGAGTTGGATCCGACAACTTCAAACTGCTGTACGACATCTACCACATGCAGATCGATGAAGGAGATGTGATCGCCACCATCAAACAGAACCACCAGTACTATGGGCACTACCATACTGCGGGTGTACCAGGCAGGAACGAGATTGATGAAACGCAGGAATTGTATTATCCCGCCATCATGCGCGCCATTCTTTCCACCGGGTTCAAAGGGTATGTGGCGCAGGAATTCGTTCCGAAGCAACCCGATAAAATCGCTTCACTGAAGCAAGCCATCACGATATGTGATGTTTAA
- a CDS encoding sugar MFS transporter, giving the protein MQAIQRNKLFVASCLALLVTSLSFGIRAGILGKLGVEFNLNGQELAIITGTAFWGFPLAVVIGGFIVDAIGMKRLLVAAFVLHLLGIVLTICTPYFSSGFWPLFISTLFIGMANGTVEAACNPLVATIYSDNKTTKLNHFHLWFPGGIVVGTLIVYFLSELGLGWQIQVATMLIPTFLYGYLFLKLDFPVTERVASGVTTAQMYKSVTSPLFIFMFICMFGTAITELFTNQWIEILLKNVTSHGILILALTAGVQVLGRAVAGPIVHRISPSGVLLVSAVLSAIGLYLMGSVSGNMLIVAAIIFGLGITYFWPTMLGFVSENIPQSGALGMNLMGGAGMFAVSVYTYFMGGFYDNIIAKNLPTGADLKTYQGAAAGTPEAAAFAQAQAVAGPEIINVTLVIPIILVVAFAGLFFYMRKRQPVHA; this is encoded by the coding sequence ATGCAAGCCATCCAGCGGAACAAACTTTTTGTAGCCAGTTGCCTGGCATTACTGGTAACCTCTCTTTCTTTCGGCATCCGTGCCGGCATCCTCGGTAAACTTGGTGTGGAGTTCAATTTAAATGGACAGGAACTCGCGATCATCACCGGAACCGCTTTCTGGGGATTTCCCCTCGCGGTGGTAATCGGCGGCTTCATTGTGGATGCCATCGGCATGAAACGATTACTGGTAGCGGCATTCGTGTTGCACCTGCTTGGTATCGTACTCACCATTTGCACCCCTTATTTCAGCTCCGGCTTCTGGCCATTGTTCATCTCCACGCTTTTCATCGGGATGGCTAACGGAACCGTGGAAGCAGCCTGTAACCCATTGGTGGCAACCATTTATTCTGACAACAAAACCACCAAGCTGAACCACTTCCATTTGTGGTTCCCCGGTGGTATCGTTGTGGGCACGTTGATCGTTTATTTTTTAAGCGAACTTGGTCTCGGCTGGCAAATACAAGTGGCAACCATGCTTATCCCCACTTTTCTATATGGTTATCTTTTCCTTAAACTGGACTTTCCTGTTACTGAACGTGTGGCTTCCGGTGTAACCACGGCACAGATGTATAAGTCTGTAACCAGCCCGCTGTTCATCTTCATGTTCATCTGCATGTTCGGAACCGCGATCACCGAGTTGTTCACCAACCAGTGGATCGAGATTTTATTGAAGAATGTGACCAGTCATGGTATCCTGATCCTCGCGCTCACCGCGGGTGTGCAGGTACTGGGTCGTGCAGTGGCGGGGCCCATTGTTCACCGCATTTCGCCATCGGGCGTGCTGTTGGTTTCCGCTGTTCTTTCCGCGATAGGTTTGTACCTGATGGGTTCCGTATCCGGCAATATGCTGATTGTGGCCGCCATCATCTTTGGTTTGGGTATCACGTATTTCTGGCCCACGATGCTGGGATTCGTTTCTGAAAATATCCCGCAATCAGGCGCATTGGGCATGAACCTGATGGGTGGCGCGGGTATGTTCGCCGTATCCGTTTATACATATTTCATGGGCGGCTTTTACGATAACATCATCGCGAAGAACCTCCCCACCGGGGCGGACCTCAAAACTTACCAGGGCGCCGCAGCCGGAACGCCCGAAGCGGCGGCTTTCGCGCAGGCGCAGGCGGTGGCCGGTCCTGAAATCATCAATGTAACGCTGGTGATTCCCATCATACTGGTGGTGGCTTTCGCGGGTCTGTTCTTTTACATGAGAAAGCGTCAGCCTGTACATGCTTAA
- a CDS encoding Gfo/Idh/MocA family protein codes for MKRKLRMGMVGGGIGAFIGAVHRIAAAMDGEIELVCGAFSSDPAKSKESGIMLGLPPERVYPSWWDMIEQEKQLPENVRMDFISIVTPNHVHFAPAKAALENGFHVVLDKPMTFTLAEAKELKQVVEQSGKLFCLTHTYTGYPMLKEARQVVKEGRLGKIRKVYVEYPQGWLSTLAEKTDNKQASWRTDPSRSGIAGAMGDIGTHAFNMAEYVTGAKVTELCADLNIVVEGRQLDDDGMVMLRFDNGASGMLFATQVAAGEENNVKIRVYGEKGGLEWRQEDANSLILKWPDQPAQILRTGAGYLSSYAAHNTRTPPGHPEGYLEAFANLYRNFAQSVVAMEKGATPSKESLDFPGAEDGVRGMAFVENVVRSGKSAEKWVAFEV; via the coding sequence ATGAAAAGAAAACTCAGAATGGGCATGGTGGGGGGCGGTATCGGCGCGTTCATCGGCGCCGTGCACCGCATTGCGGCGGCTATGGATGGAGAAATTGAACTGGTTTGCGGCGCTTTCAGCAGCGATCCCGCGAAATCAAAAGAGAGCGGCATCATGCTCGGTCTTCCACCTGAGCGGGTATATCCTTCCTGGTGGGACATGATCGAGCAGGAGAAGCAACTGCCCGAAAATGTAAGGATGGATTTCATCAGCATCGTTACGCCCAACCACGTGCATTTCGCACCCGCGAAAGCGGCTTTGGAAAACGGTTTCCACGTGGTGCTGGATAAACCGATGACCTTCACGCTCGCAGAAGCAAAGGAATTGAAACAAGTGGTGGAGCAAAGCGGAAAACTGTTTTGTCTTACGCATACCTATACAGGTTACCCCATGCTGAAAGAGGCGCGCCAGGTGGTGAAAGAAGGAAGGCTGGGTAAAATCAGGAAAGTATATGTGGAATACCCGCAGGGCTGGCTCAGCACCCTCGCCGAAAAAACCGATAACAAGCAGGCAAGCTGGAGAACCGATCCTTCCCGCAGTGGTATCGCGGGCGCCATGGGCGATATCGGCACACACGCCTTCAATATGGCGGAATATGTTACCGGAGCAAAAGTGACCGAACTCTGCGCCGACCTCAACATAGTAGTGGAAGGAAGACAACTCGACGACGACGGGATGGTGATGTTGCGTTTCGACAATGGCGCTTCCGGTATGTTGTTCGCCACACAAGTAGCTGCCGGCGAAGAGAACAATGTGAAGATCCGCGTTTACGGAGAAAAAGGCGGACTCGAATGGCGCCAGGAAGACGCGAATAGCCTCATCCTGAAATGGCCCGATCAGCCCGCGCAGATCCTCCGCACCGGAGCCGGTTATCTAAGTAGTTACGCCGCGCACAATACGAGAACGCCTCCGGGGCATCCGGAGGGTTACCTCGAAGCGTTCGCCAACCTCTACCGCAATTTCGCGCAGAGCGTGGTGGCGATGGAAAAAGGAGCAACGCCTTCCAAAGAGTCACTCGATTTTCCGGGAGCAGAAGACGGGGTTAGAGGAATGGCATTCGTGGAGAATGTGGTGCGGAGCGGGAAATCTGCTGAAAAGTGGGTGGCTTTTGAGGTATAA
- a CDS encoding sugar phosphate isomerase/epimerase, protein MTTIKGPAIFLAQFLGDEPPFNNLTTICKWAADLGFKGVQIPTWDSRCIDLKKAAESKTYADELKGSIAAAGLEITELSTHLQGQLVACHPAYNELFDGFAPTELKGDLKAKTEWATQQLKYAAKASANLGLNAHATFSGSLLWHTVYPWPQRPAGLVETGFTELANRWKPILDVFDENGVDVCYEIHPGEDLHDGISYEMFLEKVNNHARACLLYDPSHFVLQCLDYISYIDHYHERIKAFHVKDAEFNPTGKQGVYGGFQGWINRAGRFRSPGDGQVDFQAIFSKLAQYDFKGWAVMEWECCLKHPEDGAREGAQFIADHIIRVTEKAFDDFAGQGADENFNRRILGLN, encoded by the coding sequence ATGACAACAATAAAAGGCCCTGCCATCTTCCTCGCCCAATTCCTCGGTGATGAACCGCCTTTCAACAACCTCACCACCATCTGCAAATGGGCCGCTGATCTGGGTTTCAAAGGTGTACAGATACCCACCTGGGATTCCCGTTGCATCGATCTGAAAAAAGCGGCGGAAAGCAAAACCTACGCCGATGAACTGAAAGGCTCTATTGCCGCCGCCGGACTGGAGATAACGGAATTGTCCACGCACCTGCAAGGGCAGCTCGTGGCCTGTCATCCCGCTTACAATGAACTCTTCGACGGGTTCGCGCCCACGGAACTGAAAGGCGACCTGAAGGCCAAAACCGAATGGGCAACCCAACAACTGAAATACGCCGCGAAAGCCAGTGCTAACCTGGGCCTCAACGCGCACGCCACCTTCAGCGGATCACTGCTGTGGCATACGGTATATCCCTGGCCGCAACGTCCCGCCGGATTGGTGGAAACTGGGTTCACCGAACTTGCCAACAGGTGGAAGCCCATCCTGGATGTATTCGATGAGAACGGCGTGGATGTTTGTTATGAAATTCATCCGGGAGAAGATCTCCACGATGGTATTTCCTACGAAATGTTCCTGGAGAAAGTGAACAACCATGCCCGCGCATGTTTATTGTACGATCCCAGCCATTTTGTACTGCAGTGTCTCGATTATATCAGCTATATCGATCATTACCACGAACGCATCAAAGCCTTCCATGTGAAGGATGCCGAGTTTAATCCCACGGGAAAACAAGGAGTCTACGGTGGGTTCCAGGGCTGGATCAACAGGGCGGGAAGGTTCCGTTCGCCAGGTGATGGACAGGTGGACTTCCAGGCCATCTTCAGCAAACTGGCCCAATACGATTTCAAAGGATGGGCCGTAATGGAATGGGAATGCTGCCTTAAACACCCGGAAGACGGCGCCCGCGAAGGCGCGCAGTTCATCGCGGACCACATCATCCGCGTTACGGAAAAAGCATTCGACGATTTCGCCGGACAAGGCGCGGATGAAAATTTTAACCGCAGGATTCTGGGATTGAACTGA
- a CDS encoding c-type cytochrome has translation MKKLAFVVLMGALCYACGNSAEESPKTNTTEPADKTATETPKPADDMSSNPDYTKGLSLIGNSDCLTCHKVDEKLIGPSYRDIANKYENNEANLSMLAEKIIKGGSGVWGQVPMAAHDNISQDDAKAMVKYIFLLKNN, from the coding sequence ATGAAAAAACTGGCTTTTGTAGTGCTGATGGGCGCACTCTGCTACGCCTGCGGTAACAGCGCGGAAGAATCCCCCAAAACAAACACCACTGAACCCGCCGATAAAACGGCCACCGAAACACCCAAGCCTGCCGACGACATGAGCAGCAACCCCGATTACACAAAAGGGCTCTCACTCATCGGGAACTCGGACTGCCTTACCTGCCATAAAGTGGACGAAAAACTCATCGGACCTTCTTACCGGGATATCGCCAATAAATATGAAAACAACGAAGCCAACCTTTCCATGCTGGCCGAAAAGATCATCAAAGGCGGTAGCGGCGTTTGGGGACAGGTGCCAATGGCCGCCCACGATAATATTTCCCAGGACGACGCGAAAGCGATGGTGAAATACATCTTCCTGCTCAAAAACAATTAA
- a CDS encoding DUF1080 domain-containing protein: MRNTFLTLLAAGIVAVGCSSAKKSTSMTTASSKEGWIKLFDGKTTNGWHTFNKSTAGDAWKVEDGAITLVKAPGTTGGDLVTNEEYENFHLKLEWKISPKGNSGIIFFVKEDPKFSQTYLTGPEMQVLDNEAHADGKIHKHRTGDLYDLIASSSEPVKPVGQWNLAEIIANNGKLTFMLNGVKIVETTMWDENWNQLVAGSKFKSWADFGKYKSGRIALQDHGDQVWYRNIEIKKL, from the coding sequence ATGCGTAACACCTTTCTTACCTTACTGGCCGCAGGCATCGTAGCCGTAGGCTGCAGCAGCGCTAAAAAAAGCACTTCCATGACGACAGCATCTTCCAAAGAAGGCTGGATCAAACTCTTCGATGGCAAAACCACCAACGGATGGCACACGTTCAACAAGTCCACGGCAGGCGATGCCTGGAAAGTGGAGGATGGCGCCATCACCCTTGTGAAAGCACCCGGCACTACCGGAGGTGATCTCGTAACAAATGAAGAATACGAGAACTTTCACCTGAAACTGGAATGGAAAATTTCTCCCAAAGGAAACAGCGGGATCATCTTCTTCGTGAAGGAAGATCCGAAGTTCAGCCAAACCTATCTAACGGGCCCCGAAATGCAGGTGCTGGACAATGAGGCCCATGCCGACGGAAAAATCCATAAACACCGTACCGGCGATTTGTACGATCTGATCGCCAGTTCCTCCGAACCGGTAAAACCCGTGGGGCAATGGAACCTCGCGGAAATCATCGCCAACAACGGCAAACTTACCTTCATGCTGAATGGTGTGAAAATAGTAGAGACTACCATGTGGGATGAAAACTGGAACCAACTGGTGGCCGGAAGCAAATTCAAATCCTGGGCAGACTTCGGGAAATACAAATCCGGACGCATCGCGTTACAGGATCATGGAGATCAGGTTTGGTACCGGAATATTGAGATAAAGAAATTATAG
- a CDS encoding phosphatase PAP2 family protein, translating into MTPFKKRLVAAAMMFAACLPCLAQSVMKRDSLPEAPRFPVTKLLIPAAMISYGVTSLENHQIQKWNNNIRAEIVEKDYKHVRIDDYLQYAPAVAVYGLNAAGIKGKHNFKDRTIIYLMSSLIMNTTVSTLKKSSNFERPDGSNDRSFPSGHTANAFLSAEFLHQEYKDVSLWYGVAGYTVAGLTGTMRMYNNRHWLSDVVAGAGIGIASSKLAYWLYPTINRAIFKQKEMKTVAMPAVVNGAPGLALVHRF; encoded by the coding sequence ATGACCCCGTTTAAGAAGCGATTAGTAGCCGCCGCGATGATGTTCGCCGCCTGCCTGCCATGTTTGGCCCAGTCTGTAATGAAAAGGGACAGTTTACCGGAAGCCCCCCGGTTCCCGGTCACGAAGTTGCTGATCCCCGCAGCCATGATCAGTTATGGCGTTACTTCACTCGAAAACCACCAGATACAGAAATGGAACAACAATATCCGGGCGGAGATCGTGGAAAAGGATTATAAGCACGTCCGTATTGATGACTACCTGCAGTACGCACCTGCGGTTGCGGTTTACGGATTGAACGCCGCGGGCATCAAAGGAAAGCACAATTTCAAAGACAGGACCATCATCTACCTGATGTCGTCGCTGATTATGAATACCACCGTAAGCACCCTGAAGAAGTCTTCCAATTTTGAGCGCCCCGATGGCTCCAACGACCGCTCCTTCCCTTCCGGACATACGGCCAACGCTTTCCTTTCCGCGGAGTTCCTGCACCAGGAATACAAAGATGTATCGTTGTGGTATGGCGTGGCGGGTTATACGGTGGCTGGCTTAACGGGTACCATGCGCATGTACAACAACCGCCACTGGCTGAGCGATGTGGTGGCCGGCGCAGGCATCGGCATCGCTTCTTCCAAACTGGCTTACTGGCTCTATCCTACCATCAACAGGGCGATATTCAAACAGAAAGAAATGAAAACAGTGGCCATGCCCGCGGTGGTGAATGGCGCTCCGGGATTGGCATTGGTGCATCGGTTTTGA
- a CDS encoding MATE family efflux transporter, with protein sequence MTSYPRNTKTVSAYILLLKQALKGGETDYTQGSIRKAVLLLAIPMMLEMIMESVFALVDLYFVGHLEDSSAAIQTVGLTESVLTIMYSIAIGMSMAATAVVARRIGEKNPEAAAHAGAQAIVIATVVTAALSLTGVFFAKELLLLMGASAETAEKGTTFVRIMMGSSIVIMLLFLINGIFRGAGNAAIAMKSLWIANGCNILLCPLFINGWGPVPAFGLTGAAMATALGRGIGVTYQLYHLFSGKHSLKIKPSHWNIDLPLMRSLVGIATPGIFQFVIASCSWIFLAQLVATTGGEAGSSGYQTAIRLMMFFMLPAWGLSNAASTLVGQNLGANQVQRAHDSVMKTVKYNAIFMLLVTLAFFFLGNWMVSFFTTDPEVIDVAQRAMRIISLAFVFYGIGMVMINTFNGAGDTWTPTYINLAGFWLFQIPLAWYLAKQLSMGPTGVFVAIPIAETAITIAGFILFKKGKWKKVKV encoded by the coding sequence ATGACATCTTATCCCAGGAATACCAAAACGGTATCTGCCTATATATTATTGTTGAAACAGGCGCTGAAGGGCGGCGAAACTGATTACACGCAAGGCAGTATCCGCAAAGCGGTTCTGCTGCTCGCCATTCCCATGATGCTGGAAATGATCATGGAATCCGTGTTTGCCCTGGTTGACCTGTATTTCGTAGGTCACCTCGAAGATTCCAGCGCAGCCATTCAAACGGTTGGACTTACAGAATCCGTGCTCACCATTATGTATTCGATCGCCATCGGAATGAGTATGGCTGCCACGGCGGTGGTGGCGCGGCGTATCGGGGAAAAGAACCCTGAAGCCGCTGCCCACGCAGGTGCACAGGCCATCGTGATCGCCACGGTTGTAACTGCTGCATTGAGTCTGACCGGTGTTTTCTTCGCGAAGGAATTGCTGCTCCTGATGGGAGCAAGTGCAGAAACAGCAGAAAAAGGAACAACTTTCGTGCGCATCATGATGGGCAGCAGCATTGTGATCATGCTGCTCTTCCTCATCAACGGGATCTTCCGTGGTGCAGGCAATGCGGCCATCGCGATGAAAAGTTTATGGATCGCCAACGGCTGCAACATCTTGTTGTGTCCGCTGTTCATCAATGGATGGGGACCTGTTCCCGCATTCGGTCTCACCGGCGCGGCCATGGCCACCGCATTGGGCAGGGGTATCGGCGTAACCTACCAGTTGTACCACCTCTTCTCCGGGAAACACAGCTTGAAGATCAAACCCTCACATTGGAATATAGACCTCCCGCTGATGCGTTCGCTGGTGGGCATTGCCACACCGGGCATCTTCCAGTTCGTGATCGCCTCGTGCAGTTGGATTTTCCTGGCGCAACTCGTGGCCACTACCGGAGGGGAAGCCGGTTCTTCCGGTTACCAAACCGCGATCCGGCTCATGATGTTCTTCATGCTGCCCGCCTGGGGTTTGAGTAACGCGGCATCTACGCTGGTGGGGCAGAACCTCGGCGCCAACCAGGTGCAAAGGGCCCACGATTCCGTGATGAAAACGGTGAAATACAACGCCATCTTTATGTTGCTGGTTACGCTCGCGTTTTTCTTCCTCGGCAACTGGATGGTTTCCTTCTTTACCACCGATCCGGAAGTGATTGACGTGGCACAACGGGCCATGCGCATCATTAGTCTGGCCTTCGTTTTCTATGGTATAGGCATGGTAATGATCAATACTTTCAACGGAGCCGGAGATACCTGGACGCCCACTTATATTAACCTGGCCGGGTTCTGGCTTTTCCAGATTCCGCTCGCGTGGTACCTTGCGAAACAACTGAGCATGGGACCAACAGGCGTATTCGTCGCGATCCCCATTGCGGAAACGGCCATCACCATCGCCGGCTTTATTCTTTTCAAAAAGGGAAAATGGAAAAAAGTAAAAGTATAG
- a CDS encoding glycoside hydrolase family 125 protein — protein sequence MQRKDFIRSAALASAAGMMPRWTFSMGSQEFPTVRTPENERKFKSEAIENAIATFKKNVSDKELGWLFENCFPNTLDTTVEFSVHNGRPDTYVITGDIDAMWLRDSTAQVWPYISFIKEDKKLKELVEGVINRQTDCILYDPYANAFYKERTKVGEWKSDITDMKPGIHERKWEIDSLCYPIRLAYEYWKQTGDTRPFDGDWKKAIALTVKTFREQQRKNGKGPYTFQRTTAWATDGVAIGGYGYPVKPNGLICSVFRPSDDATLFLYLIPANFFAVTSLTQAAEMLSAIQKDTTLANECAALAKEVATALQQNAIVSHPRFGKVYAYEVNGFGSYNLMDDANVPSLLALPYLGAMKKTDPLYLSTRKLIWSEENPFFFKGSASEGIGGPHAGLDMIWPMSITMRGLTSTSDAEIKQCIQALKATHGDTGFMHESFHKDDPKKFTRKWFAWANTLFGEFLWKTYKEKPKLL from the coding sequence ATGCAAAGAAAAGATTTTATACGCTCGGCAGCCCTCGCCTCCGCCGCAGGAATGATGCCCCGATGGACATTTTCAATGGGTTCGCAGGAATTTCCCACCGTAAGAACACCCGAAAATGAAAGGAAATTTAAAAGCGAAGCCATTGAAAATGCTATCGCCACTTTCAAAAAAAATGTGTCCGACAAAGAACTGGGATGGCTCTTCGAAAACTGCTTCCCTAATACCCTCGATACCACCGTCGAATTTTCCGTACACAACGGAAGACCCGATACATACGTGATCACGGGAGATATTGATGCCATGTGGCTCCGCGACAGTACTGCGCAGGTATGGCCCTATATCTCTTTTATCAAAGAAGATAAAAAATTGAAAGAACTGGTGGAAGGGGTCATCAACCGGCAAACGGATTGTATCCTCTACGACCCTTACGCCAACGCGTTCTACAAGGAACGCACTAAAGTAGGAGAATGGAAATCGGATATCACCGACATGAAGCCGGGTATCCACGAAAGGAAATGGGAGATCGACTCCCTTTGTTATCCCATCCGGCTCGCGTATGAATACTGGAAACAAACCGGCGACACCCGCCCATTTGATGGGGACTGGAAAAAAGCCATCGCACTTACCGTGAAAACCTTCCGGGAACAACAGCGAAAAAACGGTAAAGGTCCTTACACGTTTCAACGTACCACCGCCTGGGCAACCGACGGTGTGGCCATCGGCGGATATGGGTATCCCGTAAAGCCGAATGGGCTGATTTGTTCGGTGTTCCGACCCAGCGATGATGCCACCTTGTTCCTTTACCTCATCCCCGCCAATTTTTTTGCGGTCACCAGTTTAACGCAGGCCGCGGAAATGTTGTCAGCCATTCAAAAAGATACAACGCTTGCAAACGAATGCGCGGCCCTCGCCAAAGAAGTGGCCACCGCCCTGCAACAGAACGCCATTGTTTCCCATCCCAGATTCGGGAAGGTATATGCTTACGAAGTGAACGGCTTCGGCAGTTACAACCTGATGGACGACGCGAATGTGCCCAGTCTGCTCGCATTGCCCTACCTCGGTGCCATGAAAAAAACGGATCCCCTTTACCTCAGTACCCGCAAGCTGATCTGGAGTGAAGAGAACCCTTTCTTCTTTAAAGGATCCGCATCCGAAGGCATCGGCGGCCCCCATGCCGGACTGGACATGATATGGCCCATGAGCATTACGATGCGTGGCCTCACCAGCACTAGCGATGCGGAAATAAAACAGTGTATCCAGGCGCTAAAAGCCACCCATGGAGATACGGGCTTTATGCACGAATCATTTCATAAAGACGATCCAAAGAAATTTACAAGGAAATGGTTCGCATGGGCAAATACGTTGTTCGGTGAGTTTCTCTGGAAGACCTATAAAGAAAAGCCGAAGCTGCTGTAA